CCCGTCTTGAAATGACAAGTTTGTCTCATACGATTTTTACAGCATATTTACTTAAGGAAGTGATAAAAAGTTGACTTTAAAACAGAAAATCCCTTTGGTTAGCGTTGTCATGCTCTTATGGAGCAGTTTGCTCACTCCTTTTACGGTGCTAGCATCGCTGTCATCGGATGAGCTGAATAGGCAGCTTGATAAATATATACATGAACGTCAGGAAGCTGCTAAAGTCCCTGGATTGGCAGTCGTTGTTGTACAGGGAGAAAAGATTAGTTACGAGCAATATTCAGGTTACAGCGATGTAGAGGGTAAAAAACGTGTGTCAGCTGACACTGTATTTGAAATAGGATCTAATTCAAAAGCCTTTACCGGATTAGCTATTTTAAATTTGGAGAATGAAGGCTTGATCCGACTGAATGATCCGGTAAGTAAGTATTTGCCCTGGTTCTATATGAATAATCATGGGAAGAAAATCGAAATGACTATTAGCCAGTTACTGTACCATACTTCAGGTATTCCAACAGAAACTATTGGTGATATACCTATATCGAATGCAGATGATGCGTTGGAACAGACAGTGCGGAAGCTTGTTGGCAAAGAGATATTGCATCATAAAACGCTGCAGCCTGGAGAGTATTACACTTACGCTACCATTAACTACGATATTCTTGGACTGATTATACAAGAAGTAACAGGAATGTCGTACGAAGACTATATGCAGCAGAACATTATCCAGCCAATTGGGCTCGAAAATACCTTTGTCAGACATGAAGACGCTGTGAAAAATGGACTTGCAACAGGGTACAAATTGGGATTTCTGAGTCCTCGTGCTTACGAGGCTCCACGGTATCGAGGAAATATACCTGCGGGTTATGTGAACTCTACTCCAGCGGATATTACAAAATGGATGCAGATTCAGCTCGGTGTAGTTAAGCCAGGTGGGTTAGATTCATCGCTTATCGAGAAATCACATGAAATCGATACGACTGTTTCTCCATACTTTGATGGTTCTTCTTATGCAGCTGGTTGGTCAATCTATCAATCAGGTGGCGGAGAAATTACGCATGGTGGAAGCAATCCGAACTTCTCGTCATTTATTATGATGCGGAATGATGGTGAACTAGGTGTCGCGGTTATGGCCAATATGAACTCCGACCATACGGAGTCGATAGCGCGCGGAGTCATGTCAATTTTACGTGATAGAGCGCCAGTTGAGCCGTTGCCTGAAACATACAAAAAATTAGATCAAGTAGCAACTTTTGTACTAGCTGTCTTTAGTTTGGCTGTACTTGGTCTTCTATATATGATGGGTCGCAGTGTTGTAGAAATTCGCAATGGAAAGCGGCGCTGGACTAGTCTAAGCGGCTGGCAAATCGCAAAAGTCAGTAGCTCTGTCATTTTTTTGGTTCTGTATCTAAGTGGTTTGTACTACATGCCGATCGTTCTGCTAGACAAGCTTCCATGGAGCATGCTTTATGTATGGGGGCCGTACTCATTTGTTCCTGCGGTGATTGTTGCAGCTGTTTTTGGAGTGGTTTACACGATTTATCATATCTTGACGCAGTTGTTTACGGTAAAAAAAGAAAAGCCATTTGCTTCACTTCTCATGCTTGGTTTAGTTAGTGGATTCGGTAATGCATTTATTATATTTGTCATTAATCAGTCC
Above is a window of Paenibacillus uliginis N3/975 DNA encoding:
- a CDS encoding cyclic peptide export ABC transporter, encoding MTLKQKIPLVSVVMLLWSSLLTPFTVLASLSSDELNRQLDKYIHERQEAAKVPGLAVVVVQGEKISYEQYSGYSDVEGKKRVSADTVFEIGSNSKAFTGLAILNLENEGLIRLNDPVSKYLPWFYMNNHGKKIEMTISQLLYHTSGIPTETIGDIPISNADDALEQTVRKLVGKEILHHKTLQPGEYYTYATINYDILGLIIQEVTGMSYEDYMQQNIIQPIGLENTFVRHEDAVKNGLATGYKLGFLSPRAYEAPRYRGNIPAGYVNSTPADITKWMQIQLGVVKPGGLDSSLIEKSHEIDTTVSPYFDGSSYAAGWSIYQSGGGEITHGGSNPNFSSFIMMRNDGELGVAVMANMNSDHTESIARGVMSILRDRAPVEPLPETYKKLDQVATFVLAVFSLAVLGLLYMMGRSVVEIRNGKRRWTSLSGWQIAKVSSSVIFLVLYLSGLYYMPIVLLDKLPWSMLYVWGPYSFVPAVIVAAVFGVVYTIYHILTQLFTVKKEKPFASLLMLGLVSGFGNAFIIFVINQSFGKEDNLTNGLLFYFALGILMYVCGQRYISTKLVTLTNNLVYEKRTELIGKVLKTPYEKLEQMEDGRLHAVLNNDTEEVSGSINVIISGVIAFVTLICCFIYLGMLNPYALLLSIGVIVLVAGLFFLLGSKAEKLWEESRDIQTIFFRMIGDMLKGFKELKLNQNKNRDFEAHMESSSNLYRLKRTEADVRFANVNVVGELLFTVVIGAVAFLFPVIFPNLLTTTVQTYVFVFLYMTGPVNGILNAYPTLLRCRISWKRIKDLSSEIEQLQDSENYVEKGHTSNDSLELSVRDVCYGYGGEEDSHFSVGPFDLSFGTGTITFITGGNGSGKTTLAKLITGLYKPTAGEISVNGKATSSEELGSMFSAIFSDYHLFERLYGINCSGKEEQIALLLQRLQLSDKVSIQDGKFSTTLLSTGQKKRLALLLTYLEDRPICLFDEWAADQDPEYRRHFYHEILPELKARGKCIIAITHDDRYFHLADTLIKLERGKTVLSENSKMLLV